One genomic region from Drosophila subpulchrella strain 33 F10 #4 breed RU33 chromosome 2R, RU_Dsub_v1.1 Primary Assembly, whole genome shotgun sequence encodes:
- the LOC119551576 gene encoding uncharacterized protein LOC119551576: MAKIRSLVPELAEVARLQLGEDPTAVATKIEALRTWINEQNYLEARTDDQFLVAFLRFCRWDVDEAKKRVLFYYTYKSKERELLKGRLVDDKLLELARSGIFATLPNPIGPGGPRIHYTRMGHIETSKHSVSDIFRFHAFRAEIEINTDDNWNVSGVVEIIDFTKIPYSLLLQFDPGMFKRMNAFLEHGIPANLVATHIVNASRETQFVLGLVRNVMKQKELLHIHSNIESLNKAIGKEYLPAELGGENGSLADAMSRYETQLTGFSTYFKEDERYGVNEKLRAASEKDQDRSAPLVASVPNDGTFRKLNFD, from the exons ATGGCCAAGATACGATCGCTGGTGCCGGAGCTGGCCGAGGTGGCTCGACTGCAACTTGGCGAAGACCCAACCGCCGTAGCAACGAAGATCGAGGCCCTGCGGACCTGGATCAACGAACAGAACTACCTGGAGGCGCGGACGGACGACCAGTTCCTGGTGGCCTTCCTGCGTTTCTGCCGCTGGGACGTGGACGAAGCCAAAAAGAGGGTGCTCTTCTACTACACCTACAAGTCCAAGGAGCGCGAATTGCTCAAGGGTCGTCTTGTGGACGATAAGCTGCTGGAACTGGCTCGCTCAGG AATCTTCGCCACATTGCCCAACCCCATTGGCCCCGGGGGCCCCCGCATCCACTACACACGAATGGGCCACATCGAAACTTCCAAGCACAGTGTCAGCGACATTTTCCGCTTCCATGCCTTCCGTGCCGAGATCGAGATCAACACCGATGACAACTGGAACGTGTCCGGCGTGGTCGAGATCATCGACTTCACCAAAATCCCCTACTCCCTGCTCTTGCAGTTCGATCCGGGGATGTTCAAGCGGATGAACGCCTTCCTAGAGCATGGTATTCCGGCGAATCTAGTGGCCACCCACATTGTAAATGCTTCCAGGGAGACGCAGTTTGTGCTGGGTCTAGTCCGAAATGTCATGAAGCAAAAGGAGCTG CTGCACATCCACTCCAACATCGAGTCCCTGAACAAGGCCATCGGCAAGGAGTACCTGCCCGCTGAGCTGGGTGGCGAAAATGGCTCCCTGGCGGATGCCATGTCCCGGTACGAGACCCAGTTGACCGGCTTCTCCACGTACTTCAAGGAGGACGAGCGATACGGCGTGAACGAGAAGTTGCGGGCGGCCAGCGAGAAGGATCAGGACAGGTCCGCTCCCTTGGTGGCCAGCGTGCCCAACGACGGAACCTTTCGGAAGCTGAACTTCGATTGA
- the LOC119549885 gene encoding uncharacterized protein LOC119549885: MSKAIKYYYDFLSQPSRALWIGMKLSKTPFEDCPVALRKQEQLTDEYRNINRFQKVPAIVDGKFQLGESVSIVRYLSDKGVFSEQLYPKSLEDRARVDEFLEWQHFNVRMVCSLFFRQVWLLPAKGLAPAPKPEAVKKLIKDVEGNLGLLERVWLEKDFLVGNKLTVADIFGASEINQMKLCQYNVSEKQFPKIAKWLERVREATNPYHDEAHSFLYKVSKQAASAKIQLTAMSTPIKFYYDLLSPISRGLWLALKLGNSPIEYCPIALRKFEQLTDEYKKINRFQKVPAIVDGDFHLSETIAIIRYLADKGQFDEKLYPKSVEARARVDEFLEWQHLNIRLACSLYFRDAWLFPMNGIAPKPKTEQLQSLIDGVETNLGLLELLWLEKDFLVGQKLTMADILGSSEINQLRLCQYQVDGKRFPKVAKWLDRVREATNPYHDEGLKFINQKAKQATVAKL, from the exons ATGTCAAAGGCAATCAAGTACTATTATGATTTCCTGTCGCAGCCATCCCGCGCTTTATGGATCGGAATGAAATTGAGCAAGACCCCTTTTGAAGACTGCCCGGTTGCCCTGCGAAAAC AGGAGCAGTTAACAGACGAGTACCGGAACATCAATAGGTTCCAAAAGGTTCCGGCCATCGTGGATGGTAAATTTCAGTTGGGCGAGAGTGTCTCCATAGTGCG TTACCTCTCGGACAAAGGTGTCTTCAGCGAGCAGCTGTATCCCAAGTCCTTGGAGGATCGTGCCCGTGTTGATGAGTTCCTGGAGTGGCAGCACTTCAATGTTCGCATGGTCTGTTCCCTGTTCTTCCGTCAAGTTTGGCTTCTACCGGCAAAGGGACTGGCTCCGGCTCCAAAGCCCGAGGCTGTTAAAAAGCTTATAAAGGATGTGGAGGGCAATTTGGGTCTCCTGGAACGCGTTTGGCTGGAGAAGGACTTTCTAGTTGGTAATAAACTTACAGTGGCGGATATCTTTGGAGCTTCGGAAATCAACCAAATGA AGCTCTGCCAATACAATGTTAGTGAGAAGCAATTCCCTAAGATAGCCAAGTGGCTGGAACGCGTGCGAGAGGCCACCAATCCCTACCACGACGAGGCCCATAGTTTTCTGTACAAGGTCTCCAAGCAAGCAGCCAGtgctaaaatt CAATTGACCGCCATGTCCACGCCAATTAAATTCTATTACGATTTGTTGTCCCCGATCTCCCGTGGACTGTGGTTAGCTTTAAAATTGGGCAATTCGCCCATTGAATATTGCCCCATTGCCCTCCGTAAAT ttGAGCAATTGACCGACGAGTACAAGAAGATCAATAGGTTCCAGAAGGTGCCTGCCATAGTGGATGGTGACTTCCATTTATCCGAAACTATCGCCATTATACG TTATCTCGCAGACAAAGGTCAGttcgacgaaaagctttaccCCAAATCAGTGGAGGCTCGTGCCCGAGTGGATGAATTCCTGGAGTGGCAGCACTTGAATATCCGTCTAGCCTGTTCCTTGTACTTCCGAGATGCCTGGCTGTTTCCCATGAATGGAATAGCACCCAAACCCAAGACAGAACAACTTCAATCGCTGATTGATGGAGTAGAAACCAACCTGGGTCTCCTAGAGCTTCTGTGGCTGGAAAAGGACTTCTTGGTGGGTCAGAAACTTACAATGGCTGATATCCTTGGTTCTTCGGAAATCAATCAACTGA GGCTCTGCCAATACCAAGTGGATGGGAAAAGGTTCCCGAAGGTGGCCAAATGGCTTGATCGCGTGAGGGAAGCCACTAATCCTTACCATGACGAGGGACTAAAGTTCATTAACCAAAAGGCAAAGCAGGCAACTGTTGCAAAGTTGTAA
- the LOC119550137 gene encoding matrix metalloproteinase-2 isoform X2: protein MLSLWPRRQFSTAADLLHFGCTWSLLFATRLAVISWRLFLCFLRLVNRTMPDAQKVRMMVSRALSVWENNSKLTFREVYSDQADIQIVFARLQHGDGYKFDGPGQVLAHAFYPGEGRGGDAHFDADETWDFDGGADDSRGTNFLNVALHELGHSLGLGHSSDVNAIMYPWYQNNEVDGKLPDDDRHGIQELYGSKEKTWGPYRPRPTTTSTTTTTMRTMSYYPDKPVYRPNKDRERARDRQEQEQRRQAQERQEQENRRRQREWERQERERQEREREDRDRQDRERQERKRLEWERAERERNTSQNPATRPTPTTRRPTTRPYQNGWHRQSHHHNKPRKPKPDTCMTSYDAISMIRGELFIFRGPFLWRIGASGLYPGYPTETRRHWSALPENLTKVDAVYENKQRQIVFFIGREYYVFNSVNLASGFPKPLSNLGLPSTLSHIDASFVWGHNNNTFFTSGTLYWRFNDTTGQVDPFYPRDMSIWSGVGYNIDTAFQYLDGKTYFFKNLGYWEFSDDLMKVAHARPKLSSRKWMQCARSANEVDDEQRYTASLVSGENEGDGSEETERSGAREHRISLFLLPILLFALTICRS from the exons CCTGGTCAACCGGACGATGCCCGATGCCCAGAAAGTCCGGATGATGGTGAGCCGTGCCCTGAGCGTTTGGGAGAACAACTCGAAGCTGACTTTCCGCGAGGTCTACAGCGACCAGGCCGACATTCAGATAGTCTTTGCACG GCTCCAGCACGGCGATGGCTATAAATTCGATGGACCTGGCCAGGTGCTGGCCCACGCCTTCTATCCCGGCGAGGGGCGTGGCGGAGATGCCCACTTTGATGCGGACGAGACCTGGGACTTCGATGGCGGAGCCGATGACAGCCGTG GAACCAATTTTCTGAACGTGGCCCTGCACGAACTGGGTCACTCCCTGGGACTGGGCCACTCCTCGGACGTGAATGCCATCATGTATCCCTGGTACCAGAACAACGAGGTGGATGGCAAGCTGCCCGACGACGATCGCCATGGCATTCAGGAGCTGTACGGCTCGAAGGAGAAGACCTGGGGACCCTATAGACCACGCCCCACgaccaccagcaccaccacgACGACCATGCGAACGATGAGCTATTACCCGGACAAGCCGGTCTACAGACCCAACAAGGATCGGGAGCGGGCCAGGGATCgccaggagcaggagcagagGCGCCAGGCGCAGGAGCGTCAGGAGCAGGAGAATCGTCGGCGGCAACGGGAGTGGGAGCGCCAGGAGAGGGAACGCCAGGAGAGGGAACGCGAGGATCGGGACCGCCAGGATCGGGAACGCCAGGAGCGAAAGCGCCTGGAGTGGGAGCGTGCCGAAAGGGAAAGGAATACGAGCCAGAACCCAGCAACTCGCCCAACACCAACCACCAGGAGACCCACTACCAGGCCATACCAAAATGGATGGCACCGGCAGAGCCATCACCACAACAAACCACGGAAACCCAAACCGGACACCTGCATGACCTCCTATGATGCCATCTCAATGATTCGTGGTGAACTGTTCATCTTCCGGGGACCG TTCCTTTGGCGTATTGGAGCATCTGGTCTGTATCCTGGTTATCCCACGGAGACCAGGAGGCATTGGTCGGCTCTACCCGAAAATCTCACCAAAGTGGATGCGGTTTATGAAAATAAACAGCGACAGATTGTGTTCTTCATAG GTCGTGAGTATTACGTGTTCAACTCGGTGAACCTGGCTTCCGGCTTCCCCAAGCCGCTCTCCAATCTGGGTCTGCCGTCCACTCTGTCCCACATCGATGCCTCCTTCGTGTGGGGCCACAACAACAATACCTTCTTCACCAGCGGCACTCTGTACTGGCGATTCAACGACACCACTGGTCAGGTGGACCCATTTTATCCGCGGGACATGAGCATCTGGTCGGGAGTGGGCTACAACATTGACACGGCGTTCCAGTACTTGGATGGCAAGACGTACTTCTTCAAGAACCTGGGTTACTGGGAGTTCAGCGACGACCTTATGAAGGTGGCCCATGCCAGGCCCAAGTTGTCGTCCCGGAAATGGATGCAGTGCGCCCGAAGTGCCAATGAGGTGGATGACGAGCAGCGATATACGGCGTCCTTGGTTTCCGGGGAGAATGAGGGCGACGGGAGCGAGGAAACGGAGAGGAGTGGCGCCAGAGAGCACAGGATCAGCCTCTTCCTGCTACCGATCCTCCTGTTTGCACTTACGATCTGCCGGAGTTAA
- the LOC119550137 gene encoding matrix metalloproteinase-2 isoform X3: MPDAQKVRMMVSRALSVWENNSKLTFREVYSDQADIQIVFARLQHGDGYKFDGPGQVLAHAFYPGEGRGGDAHFDADETWDFDGGADDSRGTNFLNVALHELGHSLGLGHSSDVNAIMYPWYQNNEVDGKLPDDDRHGIQELYGSKEKTWGPYRPRPTTTSTTTTTMRTMSYYPDKPVYRPNKDRERARDRQEQEQRRQAQERQEQENRRRQREWERQERERQEREREDRDRQDRERQERKRLEWERAERERNTSQNPATRPTPTTRRPTTRPYQNGWHRQSHHHNKPRKPKPDTCMTSYDAISMIRGELFIFRGPFLWRIGASGLYPGYPTETRRHWSALPENLTKVDAVYENKQRQIVFFIGREYYVFNSVNLASGFPKPLSNLGLPSTLSHIDASFVWGHNNNTFFTSGTLYWRFNDTTGQVDPFYPRDMSIWSGVGYNIDTAFQYLDGKTYFFKNLGYWEFSDDLMKVAHARPKLSSRKWMQCARSANEVDDEQRYTASLVSGENEGDGSEETERSGAREHRISLFLLPILLFALTICRS; encoded by the exons ATGCCCGATGCCCAGAAAGTCCGGATGATGGTGAGCCGTGCCCTGAGCGTTTGGGAGAACAACTCGAAGCTGACTTTCCGCGAGGTCTACAGCGACCAGGCCGACATTCAGATAGTCTTTGCACG GCTCCAGCACGGCGATGGCTATAAATTCGATGGACCTGGCCAGGTGCTGGCCCACGCCTTCTATCCCGGCGAGGGGCGTGGCGGAGATGCCCACTTTGATGCGGACGAGACCTGGGACTTCGATGGCGGAGCCGATGACAGCCGTG GAACCAATTTTCTGAACGTGGCCCTGCACGAACTGGGTCACTCCCTGGGACTGGGCCACTCCTCGGACGTGAATGCCATCATGTATCCCTGGTACCAGAACAACGAGGTGGATGGCAAGCTGCCCGACGACGATCGCCATGGCATTCAGGAGCTGTACGGCTCGAAGGAGAAGACCTGGGGACCCTATAGACCACGCCCCACgaccaccagcaccaccacgACGACCATGCGAACGATGAGCTATTACCCGGACAAGCCGGTCTACAGACCCAACAAGGATCGGGAGCGGGCCAGGGATCgccaggagcaggagcagagGCGCCAGGCGCAGGAGCGTCAGGAGCAGGAGAATCGTCGGCGGCAACGGGAGTGGGAGCGCCAGGAGAGGGAACGCCAGGAGAGGGAACGCGAGGATCGGGACCGCCAGGATCGGGAACGCCAGGAGCGAAAGCGCCTGGAGTGGGAGCGTGCCGAAAGGGAAAGGAATACGAGCCAGAACCCAGCAACTCGCCCAACACCAACCACCAGGAGACCCACTACCAGGCCATACCAAAATGGATGGCACCGGCAGAGCCATCACCACAACAAACCACGGAAACCCAAACCGGACACCTGCATGACCTCCTATGATGCCATCTCAATGATTCGTGGTGAACTGTTCATCTTCCGGGGACCG TTCCTTTGGCGTATTGGAGCATCTGGTCTGTATCCTGGTTATCCCACGGAGACCAGGAGGCATTGGTCGGCTCTACCCGAAAATCTCACCAAAGTGGATGCGGTTTATGAAAATAAACAGCGACAGATTGTGTTCTTCATAG GTCGTGAGTATTACGTGTTCAACTCGGTGAACCTGGCTTCCGGCTTCCCCAAGCCGCTCTCCAATCTGGGTCTGCCGTCCACTCTGTCCCACATCGATGCCTCCTTCGTGTGGGGCCACAACAACAATACCTTCTTCACCAGCGGCACTCTGTACTGGCGATTCAACGACACCACTGGTCAGGTGGACCCATTTTATCCGCGGGACATGAGCATCTGGTCGGGAGTGGGCTACAACATTGACACGGCGTTCCAGTACTTGGATGGCAAGACGTACTTCTTCAAGAACCTGGGTTACTGGGAGTTCAGCGACGACCTTATGAAGGTGGCCCATGCCAGGCCCAAGTTGTCGTCCCGGAAATGGATGCAGTGCGCCCGAAGTGCCAATGAGGTGGATGACGAGCAGCGATATACGGCGTCCTTGGTTTCCGGGGAGAATGAGGGCGACGGGAGCGAGGAAACGGAGAGGAGTGGCGCCAGAGAGCACAGGATCAGCCTCTTCCTGCTACCGATCCTCCTGTTTGCACTTACGATCTGCCGGAGTTAA
- the LOC119551295 gene encoding retinol-binding protein pinta, with protein sequence MSDAHSNSIRSLSPELAKKAHDELGEVPERIDEDIETLRTWISKQPHLKARQDAQFLIAFLRGCKYSLEKTKLKLDNFYAMRGAVPELYKNRFVGEKQLSILETGCLLRLPQPLTPDGPRIHISRYGQYDSKKYSIAEVIQVNTMFGEIQIREDDNAMISGFVEIIDMKGVGAGHIFQFDAVLVKKLAVLGDKAYPYRPKGFHFVNAPASAEKFMSIAKSLMSEKIRKRFHIHSKLETLYQYVPKECLPAEYGGSNGTIQDVITTWRTKLLDYKPFFEEEASYGTNEKLRRGQPVNAESLFGIEGSFRKLDID encoded by the exons ATGTCGGACGCCCACTCGAATTCCATACGCAGCCTGAGTCCAGAGTTGGCCAAAAAGGCGCACGACGAGTTGGGGGAGGTGCCCGAGAGGATCGATGAGGACATCGAAACGCTGCGCACTTGGATCTCCAAGCAGCCGCATCTGAAGGCTCGCCAGGATGCCCAGTTCCTGATCGCCTTTCTGCGGGGCTGCAAATACAGTTTGGAGAAGACCAAACTGAAGTTGGACAACTTCTATGCGATGAGGGGAGCGGTACCAGAGCTCTACAAGAATCGCTTTGTGGGCGAGAAGCAGCTAAGCATTCTGGAAACAGG TTGCCTTCTTCGCTTGCCCCAGCCATTGACGCCAGATGGTCCTCGGATCCATATTTCCCGCTATGGGCAGTACGACTCCAAAAAGTATTCCATTGCCGAGGTCATCCAGGTGAACACCATGTTCGGTGAGATTCAGATACGCGAGGATGACAATGCCATGATATCTGGTTTTGTGGAGATCATCGATATGAAGGGCGTTGGGGCAGGTCACATATTCCAGTTTGATGCTGTTCTAGTGAAGAAACTGGCGGTTTTGGGGGACAAGGCTTATCCCTACAGGCCCAAGGGTTTCCACTTTGTCAACGCTCCCGCCAGTGCCGAGAAGTTTATGTCCATTGCCAAGAGTCTGATGAGTGAAAAGATACGAAAACGG TTCCACATACACTCCAAACTGGAAACCCTGTACCAATATGTTCCCAAGGAATGCCTACCAGCTGAATATGGTGGCAGCAACGGAACCATCCAAGATGTCATCACTACATGGAGGACAAAGCTCTTGGACTATAAACCCTTCTTCGAAGAGGAGGCTTCCTATGGCACAAATGAAAAGCTGAGGCGAGGACAACCCGTCAATGCCGAGTCCCTGTTTGGAATCGAGGGATCCTTCAGGAAACTCGATATCGACTAA